The DNA segment ACGAAGCCCGGAGCAAGGGCCGTCTTGTCGTGTTGGCCGACAAGCCAATGGAGGCAAGCCCATTTCGTGGCGGCCAAGTGCATATGGCGTGGACGCTCGGTTGCATTGAGGGCAACAACCGCCGACTCTGTAAGGCGACCAAGGCGGCATGCCGAAGGGCCTTGTTGACGACTAGCGATCTGCAGAATTCATTGGCTGCTGATTCTGCCTGTAAGAATCTAGTTGATCGCCATGGCAATACGGGCACCCATTTCATGGGAGAGATTCCCTCTAGCCCGCCAGCTTACCAAGGTATCCTGCCAGGGCGCCGACGACCGCGTGCTCCGCGCGGTAGTTCACCATCTTGCCGTCGCGCCGAGCCGTCACGAGCCCGGCGTTTCGCAGGACCGTCAGGTGCGCGGAGGTATTGGTGGGCATCGTCCCGGTGGCGTCCGCGATGTCGGTCGGGTTCATCCCGTCCTTAGCCTTCGCGATCGCCTCGAAGATCTCGCGCCTGGTCGGCTGTGCCAGGGCGCTGA comes from the Qipengyuania sediminis genome and includes:
- a CDS encoding ArsR/SmtB family transcription factor codes for the protein MKLNALLSALAQPTRREIFEAIAKAKDGMNPTDIADATGTMPTNTSAHLTVLRNAGLVTARRDGKMVNYRAEHAVVGALAGYLGKLAG